The Nocardia sp. XZ_19_385 genome contains a region encoding:
- a CDS encoding ABC transporter permease, protein MNASTGTEPQVAVSDKVFRRRTTAAYGLIGAGVVLGGLGLLLIGTGRTTTYRLDQTVDTSWTVGTLVVVALLSVLAALAGVALLALPKPLVQRFDSILIGGAVAALVIAALSWTVTPGVGFPVEFVLATTLFLALPFIFGALSGVVSERSGVINLGIEGQFLTGAFTAALLASVTGNAYVGMLAATLSGVCSTLLLAWLATRFQVNQVVTGIILNLLALGLTGFLYERLMRADGSLNQPATVQKVGDSLGFLARIPILGPVLFDQNIFVYVALVCVFAVSYLLFRTRWGLRTRAVGEHPAAADAAGINVNRLRFWNVTIAGALSGFGGAFFTIANNVSFSKNMTAGLGFVALAVMIVGRWHPFGVLTAALLFGFSSALQRFLNTMPGNPIPTEFLGMLPYAVTLVVVAGFIGRAVAPAADGIPYTPGSK, encoded by the coding sequence GTGAACGCATCGACCGGCACCGAACCGCAGGTTGCGGTGTCCGACAAGGTCTTCCGGCGGCGTACCACGGCGGCTTACGGCTTGATCGGCGCGGGCGTCGTCCTGGGCGGACTGGGCCTCCTGCTGATCGGTACCGGGCGGACCACCACCTACCGGCTGGATCAAACCGTCGACACGAGCTGGACCGTCGGGACACTCGTGGTCGTCGCGCTGCTGAGTGTCCTTGCCGCACTGGCCGGAGTCGCGCTCCTGGCACTGCCCAAACCCCTCGTGCAGCGCTTCGACAGCATCCTGATCGGTGGGGCGGTGGCCGCGCTCGTTATCGCGGCGCTGTCCTGGACCGTCACGCCGGGTGTCGGTTTCCCGGTCGAATTCGTGCTGGCGACAACGCTTTTCCTGGCACTGCCGTTCATCTTCGGTGCGCTCTCCGGTGTCGTCTCGGAACGCTCCGGCGTCATCAACCTCGGTATCGAGGGCCAGTTCCTCACCGGCGCGTTCACCGCGGCACTGCTGGCGTCCGTCACCGGTAACGCCTATGTCGGGATGCTGGCCGCCACTCTCAGCGGCGTCTGCTCGACGCTGCTGCTCGCCTGGCTGGCGACCCGGTTCCAGGTCAATCAGGTGGTCACCGGCATCATCCTCAACCTGCTCGCGCTCGGCCTCACCGGCTTCCTCTATGAGCGGCTGATGCGTGCCGACGGCTCCCTGAACCAGCCCGCCACCGTGCAGAAGGTCGGCGATTCGCTGGGCTTCCTGGCCCGCATCCCGATCCTCGGGCCGGTGCTGTTCGACCAGAACATCTTCGTCTACGTGGCGCTGGTCTGCGTGTTCGCGGTCTCCTACCTGCTGTTCCGCACCCGCTGGGGTCTGCGCACCCGGGCCGTCGGCGAACATCCGGCCGCCGCCGACGCCGCCGGCATCAACGTCAACCGGCTGCGCTTCTGGAATGTCACCATCGCCGGGGCGCTCTCCGGTTTCGGCGGGGCCTTCTTCACCATCGCCAACAACGTGTCCTTCAGCAAGAACATGACCGCGGGACTCGGCTTCGTCGCCCTCGCCGTGATGATCGTCGGCCGCTGGCACCCCTTCGGCGTCCTCACCGCTGCTCTGCTGTTCGGTTTCTCCAGCGCTCTGCAACGGTTCCTCAACACCATGCCGGGCAATCCGATCCCCACCGAGTTCCTGGGCATGCTCCCCTACGCGGTCACCCTGGTCGTGGTCGCCGGGTTCATCGGCAGGGCCGTCGCGCCCGCCGCCGACGGCATCCCCTACACACCCGGCAGCAAATAG